One Oryza brachyantha chromosome 3, ObraRS2, whole genome shotgun sequence DNA segment encodes these proteins:
- the LOC102700131 gene encoding patatin-like protein 6 encodes MEEAEEMQVERMHEEAEGGGADTDKLSYEIFSILESKFLFGYTDPHQLWLPKAPAQASAATAVPGKAAQRGKVCVLCVDGGGGGLRALLAGRALAHLEAALRRASGDPDARVADYFDLVAGTGAGGVFAAMLFSTHSRGAPLFHADDTWRLVADHAPQLFRRTVGSTSLFCRPKKRPLAAPTAALDAAMRTAFGEELTLRDTIKPVLISCYDLKSSAPLVFSRADALESESYDFRLCEVGRAAWSEAGRFEPAEVASVDGATSCAAVDGGPIMGSPAAAAITHVLHNKHEFPFVRGVEDLLVLSIGGCSAGGTGAAADADLRRLRRWGPKDWARPIARIAADGAADLVDHAVARAFGQCRSSNYLRIQAKRESMPPCGPDGEYDPTPANVHALLAAADEMLKHRNVESVLFEGRRVGEQTNAERLDGFAAELVAEHRSRGSRIGPTVAFKQAPRKAAAPAPALGS; translated from the exons atggaggaggcggaggagatgCAGGTGGAGAGGATGcacgaggaggcggagggaggcggcgcggataCGGATAAGCTCAGCTACGAGATTTTCTCCATCCTCGAGAGCAAGTTCCTGTTCGGGTACACGGACCCGCACCAGCTGTGGCTGCCGAAGGCGCCGGCgcaggcgtcggcggcgacggccgtgCCGGGGAAGGCGGCGCAGCGGGGGAAGGTTTGCGTGCTGTGtgtcgatggcggcggcggcgggctacGGGCGCTGCTTGCTGGCCGGGCGCTGGCGCACCTGGAGGCCGCTCTGCGGCGCGCGTCGGGTGACCCGGACGCCCGTGTCGCGGACTACTTCGACCTTGTGGcgggcaccggcgccggcggcgtcttCGCCGCGATGCTGTTCTCGACGCACTCTCGCGGCGCGCCTCTGTTCCACGCCGATGACACCTGGCGCCTGGTGGCTGACCACGCTCCCCAGCTCTTCCGTAGGACCGTGGGCTCGACGTCGCTGTTCTGCCGCCCCAAGAAGCGGCCCCttgcggcgccgacggcggcgctcgACGCGGCCATGAGGACGGCGTTCGGCGAGGAGCTCACCCTTCGGGACACCATCAAGCCCGTGCTCATCTCCTGTTACGACCTCAAGTCGTCCGCCCCGCTGGTGTTCTCGCGCGCAGACGCCCTGGAGAGCGAGAGCTACGACTTCCGCCTCTGCGAGGTCGGCCGCGCGGCGTGGTCGGAGGCTGGCCGCTTCGAGCCAGCCGAGGTCGCGTCGGTCGACGGCGCCACGTCCTGCGCTGCCGTCGACGGCGGGCCGATCATGGGtagcccggccgccgccgccatcacgCACGTGCTGCACAACAAGCATGAGTTCCCGTTCGTGCGCGGCGTCGAGGACCTTCTCGTGCTCTCCATTGGAGGCTGCTCCGCCGGTGGAACGGGAGCCGCGGCCGACGCCGACCTCAGACGGTTGCGCCGCTGGGGCCCCAAGGATTGGGCGCGCCCCATCGCTCGCAttgccgccgacggcgccgccgacctcgTCGACCACGCGGTGGCGCGCGCCTTCGGGCAGTGCCGCTCGTCCAACTACCTGCGCATTCAG GCGAAGCGGGAAAGCATGCCGCCGTGCGGGCCGGACGGCGAGTACGACCCAACCCCGGCGAACGTGCACGCgctgctcgcggcggcggacgagaTGCTAAAGCACCGGAACGTGGAGTCGGTGCTGTTCGAGGGGAGGCGTGTCGGCGAGCAGACGAACGCGGAGAGGCTGGACGGcttcgccgccgagctcgtcgCTGAGCACCGCAGCAGGGGCTCCCGTATTGGCCCCACCGTGGCGTTCAAGCAGGCGCcgcggaaggcggcggcgccggcgccggcgctgggtTCCTGA